Sequence from the Mycobacteriales bacterium genome:
ATCGTGCGCGACGGCGCTGATGATGGCTTGCTCCACAGAAAGATCCTCCATCGATCCGGTCACGGTCGTACCGGGAAGCTGCGAGAACGACGACCGCACGTGCACCGCGGTGCCGTAGCGCCGCGCGTATTCGACGCACCGCAGGTGCAGGACCTTCGCCCCGCAGGCCGCCATCTCGAGCATCTCTTCGTAGGTGACCGTGTCCAGCCGGCGGGCCCGGGGCACGATCCGGGGGTCGGCGGTGAAGACGCCGTCGACGTCGGTGTAGATCTCGCAGACGTCGGCACCGAGGGCGGCGGCCAGCGCGACCGCCGTGGTGTCCGAGGCGCCGCGGCCCAGGGTGGTGATGTCCTTGGTGTCCTGGCTGACCCCTTGGAAGCCGGCGACGATCGCGATGGCGCCGTCGTCGAGGGCTCCCTGGATCCGGCCGGGGGTGATGTCGATGATCCGGGCCCGCCCGTGGGCCGAGTCGGTGATCACCCCCGCTTGCGACCCCGTGAACGAGCGGGCCTCCAGGCCGAGGGTGCCGATCGCCATGGCGAGCAGGGCCATCGAGATCCGCTCACCGGCGGTGAGCAGCATGTCCAGCTCGCGGCCCGGTGGCAGCGGCGACACCTGCTCGGCGAGATCACGCAGCTCGTCGGTCGTGTCGCCCATGGCGGAGACCACGACCACGACGTCGTTGTGCCCCTCGCGGCGCGTTGCGACGATGCGCTCGGCGACCCGCTTGATCCGCTCGGCGTCAGCGACCGAGGAGC
This genomic interval carries:
- a CDS encoding aspartate kinase — translated: MGLVVQKYGGSSVADAERIKRVAERIVATRREGHNDVVVVVSAMGDTTDELRDLAEQVSPLPPGRELDMLLTAGERISMALLAMAIGTLGLEARSFTGSQAGVITDSAHGRARIIDITPGRIQGALDDGAIAIVAGFQGVSQDTKDITTLGRGASDTTAVALAAALGADVCEIYTDVDGVFTADPRIVPRARRLDTVTYEEMLEMAACGAKVLHLRCVEYARRYGTAVHVRSSFSQLPGTTVTGSMEDLSVEQAIISAVAHDRSEAKVTVVGVPDKPGEAAAIFRALAEAEINIDMIVQNVSAAATARTDISFTLPKTDGKLAMETLHKIREQVGFDSLLYDDHVGKVSLVGAGMRSHPGVSATFFGALADSGVNVELISTSEIRISVVVRDTDLDVAVRALHDAFELGSNVDAVIYGGTGR